One Cenarchaeum symbiont of Oopsacas minuta DNA segment encodes these proteins:
- a CDS encoding N-acetyl-ornithine/N-acetyl-lysine deacetylase, whose amino-acid sequence MFTDTDENLALKVLIHALGLYTPSLSEKPIADYLAGICSDLGFRDVHIDEVGNIIAVKGNGRPITMLCGHMDTVPGKILVKRDGDQIFGRGSSDAKAPLLAMLFAAACVGKNDGTIIFVGAVDEEGNATGIKNLASQKLDIDYAVFGEPSGIEKVTIAYKGRLAVTLRVNAKDSSHASAPWLSKNAIEEAAYFVKRIKESIENDSETRWNSITATLTEISGGTSHNVTPSECRATIDIRIPVGTSCGKIEEMVSNTVQSVSAERGVEAFHSILDETEPFEADHSSPLVRAFNLGAAQAGIGRISLTRKTGTGDMNVIGHRFNVPVVTYGPGDPHASHTANESVSASEYLQGITVLKCVLSHLKRLHDRRRN is encoded by the coding sequence TTGTTTACAGATACAGACGAGAATCTTGCACTCAAAGTATTAATCCATGCTCTTGGACTTTACACTCCATCTTTATCAGAGAAACCAATAGCAGATTACCTTGCTGGCATCTGCTCAGATCTAGGGTTTAGAGATGTACACATAGATGAGGTAGGAAATATCATAGCTGTAAAAGGAAACGGAAGACCAATCACAATGTTGTGTGGACATATGGATACTGTACCTGGAAAGATTCTTGTCAAAAGAGACGGGGATCAGATCTTTGGTAGAGGTTCATCAGATGCCAAAGCTCCACTCTTGGCAATGTTGTTTGCTGCAGCATGCGTTGGTAAGAATGATGGGACTATAATTTTTGTTGGTGCAGTAGACGAAGAAGGAAACGCAACTGGAATCAAAAACCTTGCATCACAAAAGCTAGACATTGATTATGCCGTGTTTGGAGAACCAAGTGGTATAGAAAAGGTAACCATAGCATACAAGGGAAGACTTGCAGTGACCTTGCGTGTAAACGCCAAAGATAGCTCACATGCAAGTGCCCCATGGCTCTCAAAGAACGCCATAGAAGAGGCAGCATATTTTGTCAAACGCATTAAAGAGAGCATAGAGAATGATTCAGAGACTAGATGGAATTCAATTACTGCCACTCTGACAGAGATTAGCGGAGGTACAAGTCACAACGTTACTCCAAGCGAGTGTAGAGCTACAATAGATATACGTATTCCAGTTGGGACTAGCTGTGGAAAGATAGAAGAGATGGTCTCAAATACAGTCCAGTCTGTATCAGCAGAGAGAGGAGTAGAAGCGTTTCATTCCATATTAGATGAGACAGAGCCATTTGAGGCAGACCATAGCTCACCACTAGTACGGGCGTTTAATCTAGGTGCAGCACAAGCTGGCATTGGCAGGATCTCTTTGACGCGCAAGACAGGTACTGGAGACATGAATGTAATTGGACATAGATTCAACGTACCAGTGGTCACATATGGTCCAGGAGATCCTCATGCATCGCATACTGCCAACGAGTCTGTATCAGCTAGCGAGTATCTTCAGGGAATAACTGTTTTAAAGTGTGTATTGAGTCACCTTAAACGATTACACGATAGAAGGCGTAACTGA
- a CDS encoding diphthine synthase, with the protein MLWFVGAGLAGVQSLTMQAKDVISKSDAVFVEQFTSPTGIEYFAEIEKLALGKTHAIKRWAVEDGNKILNVSKTGTAVLISWGDPYVATTHTELRTRAITSGIKTGTIHGASVLTAMVGECGLHQYKIGKTVTIMSESNQSTTPYYTIYKNMIQGAHTILLLEYNQDKDYFLDPVDALKILQEAEKGQRRRVIIKDTFCLVASRIGSQNQRIVAGNISHIIKKEFGNPPHALIIPSSLHFTESDAINALAECIDAPSDNSQKTPSIPKQMLKKYVPMIEHAISESKKLCKGDAHLEEVLDGASRYTDDAKQFLDDGQEDLAVLCIGYADGLADAVRIARGLEPAGASN; encoded by the coding sequence ATGCTTTGGTTTGTCGGTGCAGGACTTGCTGGAGTACAGTCACTGACAATGCAGGCAAAAGATGTAATATCAAAGTCGGATGCAGTATTTGTTGAACAATTTACTAGTCCAACTGGAATAGAATATTTTGCAGAGATTGAAAAATTGGCACTAGGTAAAACACATGCTATAAAACGATGGGCAGTTGAAGATGGTAACAAGATTTTAAATGTTTCAAAGACTGGAACGGCTGTGCTGATCTCTTGGGGGGATCCATATGTGGCAACCACGCATACAGAGTTGCGCACTCGAGCCATAACTAGTGGCATAAAAACAGGTACCATACACGGAGCTTCAGTCCTGACTGCAATGGTTGGAGAATGTGGCTTGCATCAATACAAAATTGGAAAGACTGTCACGATTATGAGCGAGTCAAATCAATCTACAACACCATATTATACCATATACAAGAATATGATCCAAGGTGCACATACTATATTGCTCCTAGAGTACAATCAAGACAAGGATTATTTTTTAGATCCTGTAGATGCGTTGAAAATTTTACAAGAGGCAGAAAAAGGTCAACGTAGAAGAGTCATAATTAAAGATACTTTTTGCTTGGTTGCATCAAGAATTGGCTCTCAGAATCAAAGAATTGTTGCAGGGAATATATCCCACATTATTAAAAAAGAATTTGGCAATCCCCCACATGCTTTGATTATACCAAGTAGTCTACATTTTACAGAGTCAGATGCAATAAATGCACTTGCAGAGTGTATTGATGCACCATCAGATAACTCTCAGAAAACTCCTAGTATTCCAAAACAGATGCTCAAAAAATATGTACCCATGATAGAGCATGCAATATCAGAATCTAAAAAACTATGCAAAGGTGATGCGCATCTTGAAGAAGTGTTGGATGGTGCATCTAGGTATACAGATGATGCAAAACAGTTTTTGGATGATGGTCAAGAGGATCTTGCTGTTTTATGCATAGGTTATGCAGATGGTTTGGCTGATGCAGTTAGAATTGCACGAGGTTTGGAGCCAGCTGGTGCATCAAACTAG